A part of Aegilops tauschii subsp. strangulata cultivar AL8/78 chromosome 2, Aet v6.0, whole genome shotgun sequence genomic DNA contains:
- the LOC141041023 gene encoding uncharacterized protein, with the protein MASADELKKLEEELKNCESILRTREEELQRQAKERGKAVVPPAASTYAASIKTFVPITLDLQDSNYAKWRELFLVALGRYGLSAHVLSETTPSDTSPASDWGHDDFTVLSWIYGSISLELFGIIMAPGSTAEQVWDAIANLFRDNKKSRALALDDVFRNTAQGDMTISEYCAKLKSFSHALTDVGQSVTD; encoded by the coding sequence ATGGCCTCCGCCGACGAACTCAAGAAGCTTGAGGAGGAACTCAAAAATTGCGAGTCCATCCTTCGGACACGCGAGGAAGAACTTCAGCGCCAAGCCAAAGAACGGGGGAAGGCCGTCGTCCCTCCTGCAGCCTCCACGTACGCCGCCTCCATCAAGACATTCGTCCCCATCACGCTTGATCTTCAGGACTCCAACTATGCCAAGTGGCGTGAGTTGTTCCTCGTCGCTCTCGGCCGCTACGGCCTCTCGGCTCATGTTCTCTCCGAGACTACCCCATCGGATACCTCCCCTGCCTCGGATTGGGGCCACGATGACTTCACCGTCCTCTCATGGATATATGGCTCGATCTCTCTTGAGCTTTTCGGCATCATCATGGCACCAGGCTCCACCGCCGAGCAAGTTTGGGACGCCATTGCCAATCTGTTCCGAGACAACAAGAAGAGTCGTGCTCTGGCTCTCGATGATGTATTCCGCAACACTGCTCAAGGGGACATGACGATCTCCGAATATTGTGCCAAGCTCAAGTCCTTCTCTCACGCCCTCACCGATGTCGGTCAGTCGGTCACCGACTAG